In Streptomyces sp. HUAS ZL42, the DNA window CCTCGGCGGCCTCGGCACCCCCGTCGAGCACGCCACCTTCCAGACCCTGCACACCGCCTCCCTGGCCGCGCCCCCGCTGCGGGCCGGGCTGACGGAGGAGACCGCACGCAAGTCGGCGCGCAGACTGCGCACGCTGCTCGGCACGGACGCACTGTGCCTGACGGACCGTCAACAGGTGCTGGTCTGGGACGGCGTGGGCGCCCATCACCGTACCGAGATCATGGAACTCCTCACCAGCCCGCTGGAGTCCGGCCGGGGCGAGGCCTTCCCGCTGACCTGCCAGGCCCCCGACTGCCCGGTGCGCTGGGTGGTCGTCGCCCCGCTCACCGTCGACGACCGGGTGCACGGCGCGCTCGTCGCCTGCGCGCCACGCGAGTCCGCCGTGCTGGTCCGGGCGGCCGGCGAGGTGGCCCGCTGGGTGAGCGTCCAGCTGGAGCTGGCGGACCTCGACCAGTCCCGGACGCGGCTCATCGAGGCGGAGATCAAGGTGTTGCGGGCCCAGATCTCCCCGCACTTCATCTTCAACTCCCTCGCGGTGATCGCCTCGTTCGTCCGCACCGACCCCGAGCGCGCCCGCGAACTGCTCCTGGAGTTCGCCGACTTCACCCGCTACTCCTTCCGCAGGCACGGCGACTTCACCACCCTGGCCGACGAACTCCACGCCATCGACCACTACTTGGCGCTGGTACGGGCCCGCTTCGGTGACCGCCTCTCCGTCACCCTGCAGATCGCCCCCGAGGTCCTGCCCGTCGCGCTGCCCTTCCTCTGCCTCCAGCCGCTCGTCGAGAACGCAGTCAAGCACGGCCTGGAGGGCAAGACCGAAAAGTGCCACATCCACATCACCGCGCAGGACGCGGGCGCGGAGGCGCTGGTGGTCATCGAGGACGACGGCGCCGGCATGGACCCCGTGCTGCTGCGCCGCATCCTCGCCGGCGAGGTCAGCCCCTCCGGCGGCATCGGCCTGTCCAACGTCGACGACCGGCTCCGCCAGGTGTACGGCGACGACTACGGGCTCGTCATCGAGACCGCCGTCGGAGCGGGCATGAAGGTCACCGCCCGGCTGCCGAAGTACCAGCCGGGGGTGCACTCCGCGGCGCGGCTCACGGGAGGCTGAGGGTCATGTGCTCTTCGTGGCGACCATCCCGAGGGTGATCAGACCCAGCACGACCCAGCCGAACCACAGCCAGCCATTGCTGCCGAGCGCCACCGTGTACGCCGTCACGACGACGAGACCGCCGACGGTGATCGCCCCCATGGCCTTCGTAGAACCGGGCATCGCAACACCCTCCTCATGGTTCGTCCCCCTCCATGGTGCCCCCGTTCTGCTTCCGGACGGTGCACACGACGTAATGCGTTCCGGACTTCCACGGTCCTTCGCTCGTCCAGGAGCCCGACTCGTAGAGCGAGGGGTCGAAGCCGTAGTCGCCCGGCGGCAGCTCTCGCGCGCAGGCCGCGTCCGAATCGGTGCGCGCCTCGGTCAGAGTGACGTCGGCGCCCAGCCGGGTGAAGCCGATCACCAGCTCGTCGTACGAGCCCTCGCACGAGGACAGCCGGGCCTCCCGGTTGGTGGGGGTCCTCAGACAGTCCCGTTTCTGCATGTTCGAGGTGTCGGTGAACGCCGAACCGACCTTGCGGTGGGTGCCGAGCGGTCCGTACACGGGCCCGTGCGCCCCCAGCAGCAGACAGGCGCTGCGTCGCCCGGCGGTCTCGAAGCCGTCCTCGGCCGGCAGGACGGCGTAGCTGCGAACGTCCGCGAGCCGGTCGCGGATCTCCCGCGTGCGCTCCTCGCAGCGGGTCGGCCCCAGCCTGCGCGCCTCGTCGGCGGACGCGGCATCGACGAACGCCATCACCTGCCCGTCGGGCGCCTTGTCCGCGCAGCTGGGGTCGAGGGTCAGCCGGGGGGTGCCGGAGTAGCGCACGCCTCCCGGCCAGTCCGCGAGGACACAGTCGCCGTCCTTGAGCGGAGCCGACAGCCCCACGGTGTCCCCGTACGGTTTCCCCGCCCCGCCGTCGTCGCCCGTCCGCTGGGCCATGGCGTACCAGACGCCGCCAAGGGCCAGCGCCAGCCCGAGGAGGCCGGAAAGGACGGCATGGCGGACCCGGCGGCGGGGGCGCCTGCGCCTGACGGACGGGGACGGGGCGAAGAGCACGGGACCGAGCTCA includes these proteins:
- a CDS encoding sensor histidine kinase; translated protein: MSGFLAGLCVAVLPLLAAGFWLGRRTARPQSLGGLGTPVEHATFQTLHTASLAAPPLRAGLTEETARKSARRLRTLLGTDALCLTDRQQVLVWDGVGAHHRTEIMELLTSPLESGRGEAFPLTCQAPDCPVRWVVVAPLTVDDRVHGALVACAPRESAVLVRAAGEVARWVSVQLELADLDQSRTRLIEAEIKVLRAQISPHFIFNSLAVIASFVRTDPERARELLLEFADFTRYSFRRHGDFTTLADELHAIDHYLALVRARFGDRLSVTLQIAPEVLPVALPFLCLQPLVENAVKHGLEGKTEKCHIHITAQDAGAEALVVIEDDGAGMDPVLLRRILAGEVSPSGGIGLSNVDDRLRQVYGDDYGLVIETAVGAGMKVTARLPKYQPGVHSAARLTGG